From Musa acuminata AAA Group cultivar baxijiao chromosome BXJ3-8, Cavendish_Baxijiao_AAA, whole genome shotgun sequence, one genomic window encodes:
- the LOC135645574 gene encoding probable histidine kinase 3, with protein sequence MVCWWAISDIPMNWFIDAQIMEQRTGYLSDKSSLWLELSKKLSVRDWRNHLCNHYFGSKVRGTWWRKLLFLWVAGWLLGSLWIFWFMNSQAVEKRRETLASMCDERARMLQDQFNVSMNHLQALAILISTFHHSKEPSAIDQITFSRYAERTAFERPLTSGVAYAVKVLHSEREQFEKQQGWRIKRMDSTEQSPAWEEDADLVNEETSRVQGEYAPVIFAQDTYKHVISFDMLTGKEDCENILRARESGKGVLTAPFRLLKSKRLGVILTYAVYKSELTSNATPAERIQAAIGYLGGIFDVEALVDKLLHQLSSKHSIIVNVYDTTNPDEPISMYGSNMTGTGICHISTLNFGDPVRKHEMHCRFKQKPPLPWLAITTSIGTLVIALLVGYIFHATVSRIAKVEDDYRQMMELKKRAEAADVAKSQFLATVSHEIRTPMNGVLGMLQMLMDTDLDITQEDYVRTAQASGKALVSLINEVLDQAKIESGKLELEAVPFDLRAVLDDILSLFYGKAQEKGLELAVYVSDQVPEILVGDHGRIRQIITNLIGNSIKFTERGHIYLTVHLIKEVMTSLDMETEAHSTNTLSGFLVADRRRSWERFEICKLEFPGSDPYLSSTTSDLINLIISVEDTGVGIPLEAQSRVFTPFMQVGPSISRIHGGTGIGLSISKCLVSLMKGEIGFVSEPQIGSTFTFTVVLSRACTTSNEYKSSEFYGMNALVVDHRPARAKITKYHLQRLGINAILEIDPNQVLARLTSGGLTTKMVLIEKETWSKGNSIWPSIIRRLKDDQLDIPKVLLLANPSSSVKNNSTNSMEYISTIITKPLRASMLQVSLRRAMGCGDGEPSRNGRPPQLSLHSLLHEKQILVVDDNIVNLRVAAGALKKYGAEVTCADSGKKAISMLKPPHKFDACFMDIQMPEIDGFEATKRIRKMEADTNNLIKHGEVSVETFGNVLHWHVPILAMTADVIQATHEQCLRCGMDGYVSKPFEGEQLYREVTRFFKTVTKKNQ encoded by the exons ATGGTATGTTGGTGGGCTATTTCTGATATACCCATGAATTGGTTTATTGATGCTCAAATAATGGAGCAGAGGACTGGTTATCTTAGTGACAAGAGCAGTCTATGGTTGGAATTGTCAAAGAAGCTCTCAGTAAGGGATTGGAGGAATCACCTCTGCAATCACTACTTTGGATCAAAGGTCAGAGGGACATGGTGGAGGAAGCTTCTGTTCTTGTGGGTAGCTGGATGGTTACTTGGTTCTCTATGGATCTTCTGGTTTATGAACTCCCAAGCAGTGGAGAAGAGGCGAGAGACACTTGCAAGCATGTGTGATGAACGTGCTAGGATGCTTCAGGACCAGTTTAATGTCAGCATGAACCATCTTCAGGCCCTAGCAATTCTGATCTCAACATTTCACCACTCTAAGGAGCCATCTGCCATTGATCAG ATAACCTTTTCTAGGTATGCTGAAAGGACTGCTTTTGAGAGACCGTTGACCAGTGGTGTAGCATATGCTGTGAAGGTGCTGCATTCAGAAAGAGAACAGTTTGAGAAGCAACAAGGTTGGAGAATTAAGAGAATGGATTCGACAGAGCAGTCCCCAGCTTGGGAGGAAGATGCAGATCTTGTGAATGAAGAGACATCCCGTGTGCAAGGAGAATATGCTCCTGTTATCTTTGCCCAAGACACTTATAAACATGTAATTTCATTTGATATGTTAACCGGAAAG GAGGATTGTGAAAACATCCTACGAGCTCGGGAATCCGGGAAGGGTGTTTTAACTGCTCCTTTTCGGCTTTTAAAATCAAAAAGACTGGGGGTTATTCTGACATATGCAGTTTACAAGTCAGAACTTACTTCAAATGCGACACCAGCTGAACGCATCCAAGCAGCCATAGG GTACTTAGGTGGAATATTTGATGTAGAGGCTCTAGTGGATAAGTTACTTCACCAACTTTCAAGCAAGCATTCCATCATTGTCAATGTTTATGATACAACTAATCCTGATGAACCAATCAGCATGTATGGTTCAAACATGACAGGTACTGGCATATGCCATATTAGTACCCTTAATTTTGGCGATCCAGTAAGAAAGCATGAGATGCATTGCAG GTTCAAACAAAAACCTCCATTGCCTTGGCTTGCAATAACAACATCAATTGGAACTCTTGTGATTGCTTTACTAGTTGGATACATATTCCATGCTACTGTAAGCCGCATTGCAAAAGTGGAAGATGATTATCGACAAATGATGGAACTTAAAAAGCGAGCTGAAGCAGCGGATGTTGCAAAATCTCAG TTCTTGGCGACTGTGTCTCATGAAATCAGAACTCCAATGAATGGTGTATTAG GGATGCTTCAAATGCTTATGGATACTGATCTGGACATAACTCAAGAAGACTATGTTAGAACTGCTCAAGCCAGTGGAAAAGCTCTGGTGTCACTTATAAATGAGGTTCTGGATCAAGCAAAGATTGAGTCGGGTAAGCTTGAACTTGAAGCTGTCCCATTTGACTTGCGGGCAGTATTGGATGATATCTTGTCACTTTTCTATGGAAAGGCTCAGGAAAAAGGACTAGAG TTGGCAGTATATGTCTCTGATCAAGTTCCTGAAATCCTTGTTGGTGACCATGGAAGAATACGACAAATCATCACAAATCTGATAGGAAATTCAATAAAA TTCACAGAGAGAGGACATATATACCTGACTGTTcatcttattaaagaggtgatgaCTTCATTGGATATGGAAACAGAAGCTCATTCCACAAATACCTTGAGTGGCTTTCTGGTGGCGGATAGAAGGCGTAGCTGGGAAAGATTTGAGATCTGCAAGCTAGAATTTCCTGGATCTGATCCATATCTTTCGTCAACCACTTCTGATCTTATAAATCTGATCATATCTGTTGAAGATACAGGGGTGGGCATTCCTCTAGAAGCCCAATCCCGTGTGTTCACTCCTTTCATGCAGGTGGGACCTTCAATTTCTCGCATTCATGGGGGAACTGGTATTGGACTGAGCATTAGTAAGTGTTTAGTTAGTCTCATGAAGGGagagattggatttgtgagtgaaCCACAGATTGGTTCCACTTTTACCTTCACAGTGGTCCTCTCAAGAGCATGTACTACCTCAAATGAGTATAAATCATCAGAATTTTATGGGATGAATGCATTGGTAGTTGACCATAGACCGGCCCGAGCTAAGATCACAAAATACCATCTTCAGAGGCTGGGAATAAATGCTATATTGGAGATTGACCCAAATCAAGTTCTTGCTAGATTAACTAGTGGAGGATTGACAACAAAAATGGTGCTTATTGAAAAGGAAACATGGTCAAAAGGTAATAGTATTTGGCCCTCTATAATtaggagattaaaggatgatcagTTGGATATCCCAAAAGTCCTCCTTTTAGCAAATCCTTCAAGTTCTGTTAAAAATAATTCTACCAATTCAATGGAATATATCTCAACTATAATCACAAAGCCACTCAGAGCAAGCATGCTTCAAGTCTCTTTACGACGGGCAATGGGTTGTGGAGACGGGGAACCTTCCCGAAATGGCCGGCCTCCCCAGTTGTCATTGCACAGCCTTCTTCATGAGAAGCAGATTCTGGTTGTTGATGACAATATTGTGAATCTTAGAGTAGCAGCTGGTGCTTTAAAAAAATATGGAGCCGAAGTAACTTGTGCGGACAGTGGGAAGAAGGCCATAAGCATGCTCAAGCCACCACACAAATTTGATGCCTGTTTTATGGATATTCAGATGCCTGAAATAGATGG atttgaagctactaaaAGGATACGCAAAATGGAAGCTGATACAAATAATCTAATAAAGCATGGAGAAGTTTCAGTTGAGACTTTTGGAAATGTTTTGCACTGGCATGTTCCCATACTAGCCATGACAGCGGATGTAATCCAGGCAACACATGAGCAGTGCCTACGGTGTGGAATGGATGGTTATGTGTCAAAACCTTTTGAAGGGGAACAACTGTACAGGGAAGTTACTCGGTTTTTTAAAACAGTCACGAAAAAGAACCAATAG